GGTGTCCCCGGGTGTCCCCTGACCGTGTCCCACAGGGAGCACAACACGTGGGAGCCCGAGAAGAACCTGGACTGTCCCGAGCTGATCTCGCAGTTCCTGCGCAAGGACCGCAGGATGAGGGACATGAGGGACATGAGGGACAGTGACGGGACACGGCCCCGGGAGCGCCCCGAGGGCGCCAAGCGCAAGGGACTGCCCGGGAGCGAGGACGGGCGCGCCAAGAAGAAGAGGGAGGTGagaggggacacctggggacagggacatggggatggGACATGGGGAGGGGGACATGGGGATGGGAcatggggaggggacagggacatggggatggggacatggggaggggacatggggacagggacacagggatgggacatggggaggggacatggggatgggacatggggatggggacagggacatggggagggggacatggggatgggacagggacacagggatgggacgtggggatggggacagggacatggggacagggacatggggatggggacagggacacctggggacagggacacagggatggggacaccgggaggggacagggacacagggatggggacatggggatgggattgggacacagggatggggacaccgggaggggattgggacacctggggacagggacatggggaggggacagggacactgggagagtacagggacactgggatggggacacagggacaccaggACGGGGCTGGGaatccagggatggggacagggccATGGAGAGGGGACAGGAATGGACACCCAGGGTTGGGGACAGTGACACCTCTCCACGGGGACAGgagtcctgcagcagccaccagggaggggacagtggCACCACGCTGGGACTGGCACcgtccccagcccagagctgcacccTGTCCCCTCTTCCTCCCAAAATCCCGGggtttttccccaaaacaatTCCCTTTGTCCCCAAAACCTCCCAGAGCAACGACATCGCCCGCGGCTTCGAGCGGGGGCTGGAGCCCGAGAAGATCATCGGGGCCACCGACTCCTGCGGGGACCTCATGTTCCTCATGAAGTGGTGAGGCCACCAg
This genomic stretch from Parus major isolate Abel unplaced genomic scaffold, Parus_major1.1 Scaffold1368, whole genome shotgun sequence harbors:
- the LOC107199612 gene encoding chromobox protein homolog 5-like, which produces PGCPLTVSHREHNTWEPEKNLDCPELISQFLRKDRRMRDMRDMRDSDGTRPRERPEGAKRKGLPGSEDGRAKKKRESNDIARGFERGLEPEKIIGATDSCGDLMFLMKW